One window from the genome of Deinococcus sp. NW-56 encodes:
- a CDS encoding glucose-1-phosphate adenylyltransferase family protein, with amino-acid sequence MNTRIAGKKVLAIVLAGGKGSRLAPLTTERAKPAVPFLGTYRLIDFSLSNLVHSGVQDVWVIEQYLPHGLNDHLSGGRPWDLDRTRGGLVVMPPFSSPENEDGEFAQGNAHALAQHVPLMREFAPDVVLVMSADHIYKLDYSDVIREHVRREASVTMVTTDLEDEAQATRFGNVRADGEGKVTEFAYKPDEPLGKTVTAEVFVYDAAILMDTLEELERQGEVGDYGEELLPALVARGDAYAFPLEGYWMDVGTLDAYMQTHQDFLDGQGFPLDTPDWPFITSSIARPPTRIHGSARLDHAYVCGGAVIAGEVIGSVVGPNAVVEEGASVRGSIVQPGAVVKAGARVSRAIVDVGAVIEADAVVGGQSANSRLSVIGAHSVVKSGAKVGPGLIVEPRQTVRAGREDEVAQPAERDDKAGK; translated from the coding sequence GTGAATACGCGCATCGCGGGAAAGAAAGTGCTTGCCATCGTCCTCGCCGGGGGCAAGGGCAGCCGCCTCGCTCCCCTCACGACCGAACGGGCCAAGCCCGCCGTGCCCTTTCTGGGCACCTACCGATTGATCGACTTCTCGCTTTCCAACCTCGTCCACAGCGGCGTGCAGGACGTGTGGGTGATTGAGCAGTACCTCCCGCACGGTCTCAACGACCACCTCTCGGGCGGGCGGCCCTGGGACCTCGACCGCACGCGCGGCGGGCTGGTGGTGATGCCGCCCTTTTCCAGCCCCGAGAACGAGGACGGCGAGTTCGCGCAGGGCAACGCCCACGCCCTCGCCCAGCACGTGCCCCTGATGCGCGAATTCGCCCCCGACGTGGTACTGGTCATGAGCGCCGACCACATCTACAAGCTGGACTACTCCGACGTGATCCGCGAGCACGTCCGCCGGGAGGCCAGCGTCACGATGGTGACGACCGACCTCGAAGACGAGGCGCAGGCCACCCGCTTCGGCAACGTGCGGGCGGACGGCGAGGGGAAAGTGACCGAGTTCGCCTACAAGCCCGATGAGCCGCTGGGGAAGACCGTGACCGCTGAGGTCTTCGTGTACGACGCGGCCATTCTGATGGACACCCTGGAGGAGCTGGAGCGGCAGGGCGAAGTGGGCGATTACGGCGAGGAACTGTTGCCCGCCCTCGTCGCGCGGGGGGACGCCTACGCCTTTCCGCTGGAGGGCTACTGGATGGACGTGGGCACGCTGGACGCCTACATGCAGACCCATCAGGACTTTCTGGACGGCCAGGGCTTCCCGCTGGACACGCCCGACTGGCCCTTTATCACCAGTTCCATCGCCCGGCCCCCCACCCGGATTCACGGCTCGGCGCGGCTGGACCACGCCTACGTCTGCGGCGGCGCGGTGATCGCGGGCGAGGTGATCGGCAGCGTGGTCGGCCCCAACGCGGTCGTGGAGGAGGGGGCCAGCGTGCGCGGCAGCATCGTGCAGCCGGGGGCAGTCGTGAAGGCTGGGGCACGGGTCAGCCGCGCCATCGTGGACGTGGGAGCCGTGATCGAAGCAGACGCGGTCGTCGGGGGCCAGAGCGCCAACAGCCGCCTGAGCGTGATCGGGGCGCACAGCGTCGTGAAGTCGGGCGCGAAGGTTGGCCCCGGCCTGATCGTGGAGCCGCGCCAGACGGTCCGCGCCGGGCGGGAGGACGAGGTCGCGCAACCCGCCGAGCGAGACGACAAGGCCGGAAAGTAA
- the dusA gene encoding tRNA dihydrouridine(20/20a) synthase DusA, producing the protein MSAASRPPHTLSVAPMMDWTDRHCRVFHRTLTRRTLLYTEMVTTGAILHGDRERHLGFSGIEHPLALQLGGSDSAALAECARIAEDWGYDEVNLNCGCPSDRVQSGAFGACLMATPDVVARAVEAMRGATRLPVTVKHRIGIDDLDSYEHLTRFVSTVAAAGCETFIVHARKAWLSGLSPKENREIPPLRYEVVRQVKADFPGLTVVLNGGVLTLEAAREHLGWADGVMIGRAAYGDPYILATADRDVFGEDVAPPTRREAIEAYLPYVAAQLETGQPLNRMMKHTLGLFAGQPGARHWKRTLSEEGHRPAAGLDVVRRALAGVPDSVLDARPGVGEEQAV; encoded by the coding sequence ATGAGCGCCGCCTCCCGCCCTCCCCACACGCTCTCGGTCGCCCCGATGATGGACTGGACCGACCGGCACTGCCGGGTCTTTCACCGCACGTTGACCCGCCGCACCCTCCTCTACACCGAGATGGTCACGACCGGCGCGATCCTGCACGGCGACCGAGAGCGGCACCTGGGGTTCTCCGGCATTGAGCACCCGCTTGCCCTGCAACTCGGCGGCTCGGACTCGGCGGCGCTCGCCGAGTGCGCCCGCATCGCCGAAGACTGGGGCTACGACGAGGTCAACCTCAACTGCGGCTGCCCCTCCGACCGGGTGCAGAGCGGCGCATTCGGCGCCTGCCTGATGGCGACCCCCGACGTGGTGGCCCGCGCGGTGGAGGCGATGCGGGGCGCGACCCGCCTGCCCGTGACGGTCAAGCACCGCATCGGCATTGACGATCTGGACAGTTACGAACATCTGACCCGTTTCGTGTCCACCGTCGCGGCGGCGGGCTGTGAGACCTTCATCGTCCATGCGCGTAAGGCGTGGCTCTCCGGCCTCTCCCCGAAGGAGAACCGCGAGATTCCCCCTTTGCGTTATGAGGTCGTGCGACAGGTCAAGGCCGACTTTCCGGGGCTGACAGTGGTTCTGAATGGGGGCGTCCTGACCCTGGAGGCCGCGCGTGAGCACCTGGGCTGGGCCGACGGTGTGATGATCGGGCGGGCGGCTTACGGGGACCCCTACATCCTGGCGACCGCCGACCGCGACGTGTTCGGGGAGGACGTGGCCCCGCCCACCCGCCGGGAGGCGATTGAGGCTTATCTGCCCTACGTCGCGGCACAGCTGGAGACGGGCCAGCCCCTCAACCGGATGATGAAGCACACCCTGGGCCTGTTCGCGGGCCAGCCAGGAGCGCGGCACTGGAAGCGCACGCTGAGCGAGGAGGGCCACCGCCCTGCTGCTGGGCTGGACGTGGTGCGCCGGGCGTTGGCGGGGGTGCCGGACAGCGTGCTGGACGCTCGGCCGGGGGTAGGGGAGGAGCAGGCGGTTTGA
- a CDS encoding TCR/Tet family MFS transporter, producing MTSPPLPSPAPARRAALPFILLTVLLDVMGVGLIIPVFPGLVSDLAGDPTQGARLLGVFTAVYALMQFIFAPILGALSDRYGRRPVLLLSLLGLGLDYLLLYFAPNLWWLFVGRVIAGVTGASITVANAYLADVTAPENRARSFGLLGATFGVGFILGPALGGVLGDVDARLPFLVAAVLALLNAAYGFFILPESLPPERRGTPERIRLNPLAPLTVLGRYPLVRNLAAAFVLIGMAQQVIFSTWVLFTERVLDWSATQNGLALALVGLLSAVVQAGLVGTAVRVLGERGAIITGLLLGVVQYLLLGAARTDAMLYASIVLGSLAGIAGPSIQGLISRRVDPTEQGRVQGALTSVQSLVGVVGPLVATSVFAAFTRPGNPYHEPGAAFYMAALFSLAGTVVAGVVLRRAGKQS from the coding sequence GTGACTTCCCCCCCTCTCCCCTCCCCGGCTCCGGCCCGGCGTGCCGCGCTGCCCTTCATCCTGCTGACCGTCCTGCTGGACGTGATGGGGGTGGGGCTGATTATCCCGGTGTTTCCAGGGCTGGTGAGCGACCTCGCGGGCGATCCCACCCAGGGGGCGCGGCTGCTGGGCGTGTTCACGGCCGTCTACGCGCTGATGCAGTTCATCTTCGCGCCCATCCTGGGGGCCTTGTCGGACCGCTATGGGCGGCGGCCGGTGCTGCTGCTCAGCCTGCTGGGGCTGGGGCTGGACTACCTGCTGCTGTATTTCGCGCCGAACCTGTGGTGGCTCTTTGTGGGCCGGGTCATCGCCGGGGTCACCGGGGCGAGCATCACGGTGGCGAACGCCTACCTGGCGGACGTCACGGCGCCGGAGAACCGCGCCCGGTCGTTCGGGCTGCTGGGAGCCACCTTCGGAGTGGGGTTCATCCTAGGTCCGGCCCTGGGCGGGGTGCTGGGCGACGTGGACGCGCGGCTGCCCTTCCTGGTGGCGGCGGTGCTCGCGCTGCTGAACGCGGCCTACGGCTTTTTCATCCTGCCCGAGTCGCTGCCGCCGGAGCGCCGGGGCACGCCCGAGCGCATCCGCCTCAATCCCCTCGCGCCGCTGACCGTGCTGGGGCGTTACCCGCTGGTGCGCAACCTCGCCGCCGCGTTCGTGCTGATCGGGATGGCGCAGCAGGTCATCTTCAGCACCTGGGTGCTGTTCACCGAGCGGGTGCTGGACTGGTCAGCCACCCAGAACGGGCTGGCGCTCGCGCTGGTGGGCCTGCTCTCGGCGGTCGTGCAGGCGGGGCTGGTGGGCACGGCGGTGCGGGTCTTGGGCGAGCGCGGGGCCATCATCACCGGGCTGCTGCTGGGCGTCGTGCAGTACCTGCTGCTGGGCGCGGCCCGCACGGACGCCATGCTGTACGCCTCCATCGTCCTGGGGTCGCTGGCGGGGATCGCGGGGCCGTCCATTCAGGGCCTGATCAGCCGCCGGGTGGACCCCACCGAGCAGGGGCGGGTGCAGGGTGCCCTGACCAGCGTGCAGAGCCTCGTCGGGGTGGTCGGGCCGCTGGTCGCCACCAGCGTCTTCGCGGCGTTTACCCGGCCCGGCAACCCGTACCACGAACCCGGCGCGGCCTTTTACATGGCGGCGCTGTTCAGCCTCGCCGGGACGGTGGTGGCAGGCGTGGTGCTGCGCCGGGCGGGGAAGCAGAGCTAG
- a CDS encoding M42 family metallopeptidase, translating to MTQDNPTSSAPATINEDFLFALLREAAPSGCERRAADVWKQEAASFARVSEDHYGNVYAELGPEDGPTIALMGHLDEIGLIVSHIGDHGLISVLGVGGWDPQVLVGQRIRLLAPGGDLLGVIGKKAIHVMEPEDRKNASKLEDLWIDVGLSKEEVQQRVPVGTYGVIEQGPIRVGEKIVSRALDNRVGGFIVLEALRALKDTDLKHRVVAVGTSQEEIGVFGAHVSGHRLNPVAGVAVDVTHETGQPGVSEKKYGTVPFGSGANLSVGPMTSPAILRQMQDAAREEGIPYTLSASGRYTGTDADALTLVRSGVPTAVVSIPNRYMHSPSEMVDVRDVKACTDIIAAWIRRLEGGEEFLR from the coding sequence GTGACCCAGGACAATCCGACCAGCAGTGCCCCCGCCACCATCAACGAGGACTTCCTGTTCGCCCTGCTGCGCGAGGCCGCCCCCAGCGGCTGCGAGCGCCGCGCCGCCGACGTGTGGAAGCAGGAAGCGGCCTCTTTTGCCCGCGTCTCGGAAGACCACTACGGCAACGTGTACGCCGAACTCGGCCCAGAGGACGGCCCGACAATTGCGCTGATGGGGCACCTCGACGAGATCGGGCTGATCGTGTCGCACATCGGGGACCACGGGCTGATCAGCGTGCTGGGCGTGGGTGGCTGGGACCCGCAGGTGCTGGTCGGCCAGCGCATTCGGTTGCTCGCGCCGGGCGGGGACCTTCTGGGTGTGATCGGCAAGAAGGCGATTCACGTGATGGAACCCGAGGACCGCAAGAACGCCTCGAAGCTCGAAGACCTCTGGATCGATGTTGGCCTGAGTAAGGAGGAGGTCCAGCAGCGCGTTCCGGTGGGCACCTACGGCGTCATTGAGCAGGGGCCGATCCGGGTGGGCGAGAAGATCGTCAGCCGGGCGCTGGACAACCGGGTGGGCGGCTTCATCGTGCTCGAAGCCCTGCGGGCGCTGAAGGACACCGACCTGAAGCACCGGGTGGTCGCCGTGGGCACCAGCCAGGAGGAGATCGGCGTGTTCGGGGCGCACGTCAGCGGGCACCGCCTGAATCCGGTCGCGGGCGTGGCGGTGGACGTGACCCACGAGACAGGGCAGCCCGGCGTCTCCGAGAAGAAGTACGGCACCGTGCCCTTCGGCTCGGGCGCGAACCTCAGCGTGGGGCCGATGACCAGCCCCGCCATCCTGCGCCAGATGCAGGACGCCGCCCGCGAGGAAGGCATTCCCTACACCCTCAGCGCGAGCGGGCGCTACACCGGCACCGACGCCGATGCCCTGACGCTGGTGCGCTCCGGCGTGCCCACGGCGGTCGTGAGCATTCCCAACCGCTACATGCACTCGCCCTCCGAGATGGTGGACGTCCGCGACGTGAAGGCCTGCACCGACATCATCGCCGCGTGGATTCGGCGGCTGGAGGGCGGGGAGGAGTTCCTGCGCTGA
- the apaG gene encoding Co2+/Mg2+ efflux protein ApaG: MSHPAYAPTPDVRVRVEVSYLAAHSAAGRHLFAYVIRIENHSDDTWQLLARHWDIVDGSGRHTVVDGEGVVGEQPVLAPGGVFVYDSFVTLEDPPGQMSGHYVMQDAWGVRARVPIPAFGLVGEAGGRTLN, from the coding sequence ATGAGCCATCCTGCCTATGCCCCCACCCCCGACGTGCGGGTCCGCGTGGAGGTGAGTTATCTCGCCGCGCATTCGGCGGCGGGGCGGCACCTCTTCGCCTACGTGATCCGCATCGAGAACCACTCGGACGACACCTGGCAACTGCTCGCCCGGCACTGGGACATCGTGGACGGTTCGGGCCGTCACACGGTCGTGGACGGCGAGGGCGTGGTGGGCGAGCAGCCCGTGCTGGCGCCCGGCGGCGTCTTCGTCTACGACTCCTTCGTCACCCTGGAAGACCCGCCCGGCCAGATGAGCGGCCACTACGTGATGCAGGACGCCTGGGGGGTGCGGGCGCGGGTGCCGATTCCGGCGTTCGGGCTGGTGGGGGAGGCGGGGGGGCGGACGCTGAACTAG
- a CDS encoding DUF4262 domain-containing protein, whose product MAFAFPIPEDDFERELLSNIQTYGWAVVKVPEDEEGPGFAFTVGLWGNYNHPEMVMVGLDLDLMHHVLNLIGDAVQTGQQGFEDGQRSPELLEGYDCAFVRVAAGHFTEYLGTALWLYGQQPFEALQCVWPDSEGLYPWQDDFNPEWRELQPLLSTP is encoded by the coding sequence ATGGCGTTCGCCTTTCCCATTCCCGAGGACGACTTCGAGCGCGAACTGCTCAGCAACATTCAAACGTATGGCTGGGCGGTCGTTAAAGTTCCTGAGGACGAGGAAGGCCCAGGTTTTGCCTTCACAGTGGGGCTGTGGGGCAATTACAACCACCCGGAAATGGTCATGGTAGGGCTCGATCTTGACCTGATGCACCACGTCCTCAACCTCATTGGCGACGCCGTGCAGACTGGACAGCAGGGTTTCGAGGATGGTCAGCGGTCCCCAGAACTTCTGGAGGGCTATGACTGCGCCTTTGTCAGGGTCGCGGCGGGCCATTTCACGGAGTATCTGGGGACTGCCCTGTGGCTCTACGGGCAACAACCTTTTGAGGCCCTGCAATGCGTGTGGCCGGATAGCGAGGGACTATACCCCTGGCAGGACGACTTCAACCCCGAGTGGCGCGAGCTTCAACCCCTGCTGAGTACTCCCTAG
- a CDS encoding GAF domain-containing sensor histidine kinase — MTELPAPPAAPAALPVRDWPLSRRVRLLRNVLPPLIVLVVAVVELLIAGLQNPRSEVWAHLLFYGLVGPAATFFSVEWIAQGTRARERAERELRATYAQLSASHGQLQAVQELMRDLSGAPDLGAVVEVAARGAVRATGAAHATLTVPGGLSAAAAGEGGMGEARFPLRVPIPGGGALALHFTEPPTPQTEALAQAIAAEVATGVEAARQRTLDLMTLYSVDQSIRAERNMRRLLARVTRNMAERVQAGARAAYLRDQDGLLRLEYAEDWTGEQGGRGSLAPAFVERVAEAGTPLVAEDGEAAEVFPGATSALGFPMRDEQGLVGVLVLGDERTGAFEDARLPLLALLAAQAALGVRNARAYLYSEELAISDERARIAREIHDGVAQSLAFAALKLDVVARQVHSEPEKAEEEVRAATVLLREQIKEVRRSIFALRPIDLERYGLLETVRRYVEDFGQQNDVRTTLNITGDIHLAPGDEAVVFRILQESLNNVAKHARAREVTVSLHGGHRVTLRVQDDGAGFDPEQVSGRVSSAGGLGLMQMRERVESRGGKYRVLSEPGHGTLVEAEVPQA, encoded by the coding sequence ATGACCGAGTTGCCTGCCCCCCCTGCCGCGCCCGCCGCCCTCCCGGTGAGGGACTGGCCGCTGTCGCGCCGGGTGCGGCTGCTGCGCAACGTGCTGCCGCCCCTGATCGTGCTGGTGGTGGCGGTGGTGGAGTTGCTGATCGCGGGCCTTCAGAATCCACGGTCCGAGGTCTGGGCACACCTGCTGTTCTACGGACTGGTCGGCCCGGCGGCGACCTTTTTCAGCGTGGAGTGGATCGCGCAGGGCACCCGCGCCCGCGAGCGGGCCGAGCGTGAACTGCGGGCCACCTACGCGCAGCTCAGCGCCTCGCACGGGCAGCTTCAGGCGGTGCAGGAGCTGATGCGTGACCTCAGCGGGGCACCGGACCTCGGCGCGGTGGTGGAGGTCGCCGCGCGGGGCGCGGTACGGGCGACCGGGGCCGCACACGCCACCCTGACGGTGCCGGGGGGCCTCAGCGCGGCGGCGGCAGGCGAGGGCGGGATGGGGGAGGCCCGCTTTCCGCTGCGGGTGCCTATCCCCGGCGGGGGAGCACTCGCGCTGCACTTCACCGAACCCCCGACCCCCCAGACCGAGGCCCTCGCGCAGGCCATCGCCGCCGAGGTGGCGACCGGGGTGGAGGCGGCCCGGCAGCGCACCCTGGACCTGATGACCCTCTACAGCGTGGACCAATCCATCCGCGCCGAGCGCAACATGCGCCGCCTGCTCGCCCGCGTGACCCGCAACATGGCCGAGCGGGTGCAGGCGGGGGCGCGGGCGGCCTACCTGCGCGATCAGGACGGACTGCTGCGGCTGGAATACGCCGAGGACTGGACCGGTGAGCAGGGCGGGCGCGGCTCGCTGGCCCCCGCCTTCGTGGAGCGGGTGGCCGAGGCCGGGACTCCCCTGGTCGCGGAGGACGGCGAGGCTGCCGAGGTCTTTCCCGGCGCGACCTCCGCCCTGGGCTTTCCCATGCGCGACGAGCAGGGGCTGGTGGGCGTGCTGGTGCTGGGCGACGAGCGGACCGGCGCCTTTGAGGACGCCCGCCTCCCCCTCCTCGCGCTGCTGGCGGCGCAGGCCGCGCTGGGCGTGCGCAATGCCCGCGCCTACCTCTACTCGGAAGAACTCGCCATCAGCGACGAACGCGCCCGCATCGCCCGTGAGATTCACGACGGGGTGGCGCAGTCGCTGGCCTTTGCCGCCCTCAAGCTCGACGTGGTGGCCCGGCAGGTCCACAGCGAGCCGGAAAAGGCCGAAGAGGAGGTCCGCGCCGCCACCGTCCTGCTGCGCGAGCAGATCAAGGAGGTCCGGCGCTCGATCTTCGCCCTGCGGCCCATCGACCTCGAGCGCTACGGGCTGCTGGAGACGGTGCGGCGCTACGTCGAGGACTTCGGCCAGCAAAATGATGTCCGCACCACCCTGAACATCACCGGGGACATCCACCTCGCGCCGGGAGACGAGGCGGTGGTCTTCCGCATCCTGCAGGAGAGCCTGAACAACGTCGCCAAACACGCCCGCGCCCGCGAGGTCACCGTCAGCCTGCACGGGGGCCACCGGGTCACCCTGCGCGTGCAGGACGACGGCGCGGGCTTCGACCCTGAGCAGGTGTCGGGCCGCGTGAGCAGCGCCGGGGGCCTGGGCCTGATGCAGATGCGCGAACGGGTGGAGAGCCGGGGCGGGAAGTACCGCGTGCTCAGCGAGCCGGGGCACGGCACGCTGGTGGAGGCGGAGGTGCCGCAGGCGTGA
- a CDS encoding RNA methyltransferase — MNLAVVLVSPKTPGNIGSAARAMLNMGARDLRLVAPRCDHLDSQAVAMAVHAADLLREARVYPTLRDALADRDLSVGTSARIRADLPAPRHPAQVRPLVRAASAPALVFGPEETGLVNSDLEQCQVTVRVPTGDYASLNLAQAVLLVCYEFLQAQDEVPASERKTATREEMEAMYSHLHQTMHLIGYTDAVRARHTLRLWRAMLDRSLMSSAESRLFRGLLRQVEWKVGDAARRGTVEGKGTTTPPADGATPD, encoded by the coding sequence GTGAACCTCGCCGTCGTCCTCGTGTCTCCTAAAACGCCCGGCAACATCGGCTCGGCGGCCCGCGCGATGCTGAACATGGGCGCCCGCGACCTGCGGCTGGTCGCCCCACGCTGCGACCACCTCGACTCGCAGGCGGTGGCGATGGCGGTCCACGCGGCGGACCTGTTGCGCGAAGCCCGCGTCTACCCCACCCTGCGCGACGCCCTGGCCGACCGCGACCTCAGCGTGGGGACCTCGGCCCGGATTCGCGCGGACCTCCCCGCGCCCCGCCACCCCGCGCAGGTGCGGCCGCTGGTGCGGGCGGCCTCGGCCCCGGCGCTGGTGTTCGGGCCGGAGGAGACGGGGCTGGTGAACTCGGACCTGGAGCAGTGTCAGGTGACCGTGCGGGTGCCCACCGGGGACTACGCCAGCCTGAACCTCGCGCAAGCCGTGCTGCTGGTGTGCTACGAGTTCTTGCAGGCGCAAGATGAGGTGCCTGCCAGCGAGCGCAAGACGGCGACCCGCGAGGAAATGGAGGCGATGTACAGCCACCTGCACCAGACCATGCACCTGATCGGCTACACCGACGCAGTGCGGGCGCGGCACACGCTGCGGCTGTGGCGGGCGATGCTGGACCGCTCGCTGATGAGCAGCGCGGAGAGCCGCCTCTTCCGGGGGCTGCTGCGGCAGGTGGAGTGGAAGGTGGGGGACGCGGCGCGGCGCGGCACGGTAGAGGGGAAGGGGACCACCACCCCTCCGGCGGACGGGGCCACTCCGGACTGA
- a CDS encoding alpha/beta fold hydrolase: protein MTAPAPRTVLLLHAYPLSAAMWDDQRAALEAEGFRVVAPNLPGFGGEEGAITTLEDAARDLLGTLPEGDPLAVVGLSMGGYLAMELLRQAPERFTRVVLADTSLRADDPEKAQDRRDQADRVEDEGRDFILHAADKEHSPATFRRVRPMMEAATREGIAGALRAMAVRGEQRDTLRGLEVPLLVLVGEQDQITPVELAQEIADAGRGELRVLPGAAHLSNLDNPDAFNGALLAFLR, encoded by the coding sequence ATGACCGCTCCTGCGCCCCGCACCGTCCTGCTCCTCCACGCCTACCCCCTCTCCGCCGCCATGTGGGACGACCAGCGGGCGGCGCTGGAGGCCGAGGGATTCCGGGTCGTCGCGCCCAACCTCCCCGGCTTCGGGGGAGAAGAGGGGGCGATCACGACGCTGGAGGACGCGGCCCGCGACCTGCTCGGGACGTTGCCGGAAGGTGACCCCCTCGCCGTGGTGGGCCTGAGCATGGGCGGCTACCTGGCGATGGAACTGCTACGCCAAGCTCCGGAGAGGTTCACCCGCGTGGTGCTGGCCGACACGTCCCTGCGGGCCGACGACCCGGAAAAGGCGCAGGACCGCCGTGATCAGGCGGACCGGGTGGAAGACGAAGGCCGGGACTTCATCCTTCACGCGGCGGACAAGGAACACTCGCCCGCGACCTTCCGCCGGGTGCGCCCGATGATGGAGGCGGCCACCCGCGAGGGGATCGCCGGAGCGCTGCGGGCGATGGCCGTGCGGGGCGAGCAGCGCGACACCCTCCGGGGGCTGGAGGTGCCCCTCCTCGTGCTGGTGGGCGAGCAGGACCAGATCACACCTGTGGAACTCGCCCAGGAGATCGCGGACGCGGGGCGCGGTGAGCTGCGGGTCCTTCCGGGGGCCGCGCACCTCTCCAACCTCGACAACCCGGACGCTTTTAACGGGGCGCTGCTGGCTTTCCTGCGCTGA
- a CDS encoding glycogen synthase, whose translation MHVLHVASEVFPYSRSGGLGDVLAALPAEQARLGAEVAVLSPWYAALAGEPDEVWRGDVPGVGPARVGELREGGVRFLFLGLPAFDRPGLYHPDDVERFCAFGRAALPVLEALDPRPDVLHGHDWQAGLVVAHAHLAGWRTAFTIHNLQYQGRWNLPEARTWTGLPEWAFSSEGVEFHGDLNLMKAGLTFADAVTTVSPTYAQEITTPEYGEGLDGLLVRLTLEGRLSGILNGLDQDRWNPATDPDIQPFRDPAGKVPNGERLRAEFGLDTAPVLGVVSRLADQKGMDLLLMALPELVREWNVVVLGGGDPLLTAALTGWGHHPRVAFVSGMNEPLAHRIYAGADAFAMPSRFEPCGLSQMIALRYGTLPVVRATGGLVDTVPGDVGFLFSEASPQALTAACAEARRELEDRPAWAARMIRGMELDFGWENPARHYLDLYGRVSAGKPAAPR comes from the coding sequence ATGCATGTCCTGCACGTGGCGTCCGAGGTCTTTCCCTACTCCCGGTCGGGCGGGCTGGGCGACGTGCTGGCGGCCCTTCCCGCCGAGCAGGCGCGGCTGGGGGCCGAGGTGGCGGTCCTCTCGCCGTGGTACGCGGCCCTGGCGGGCGAGCCGGACGAGGTCTGGCGCGGCGACGTGCCCGGCGTCGGCCCCGCGCGGGTGGGCGAGCTGCGGGAGGGCGGCGTGCGCTTCCTGTTCCTGGGCCTCCCTGCCTTTGACCGCCCCGGCCTCTACCACCCGGACGACGTGGAGCGCTTCTGCGCCTTTGGACGGGCCGCGCTGCCGGTGCTGGAGGCGCTGGACCCCCGGCCGGACGTGCTGCACGGCCACGACTGGCAGGCGGGGCTGGTCGTCGCGCATGCCCATCTGGCGGGCTGGCGCACCGCCTTCACCATCCACAACCTCCAGTACCAGGGTCGCTGGAATCTGCCCGAGGCCCGCACGTGGACCGGGCTGCCGGAGTGGGCCTTTTCCTCCGAGGGGGTGGAGTTTCACGGGGACCTCAACCTGATGAAGGCGGGGCTGACCTTCGCGGACGCGGTGACCACGGTCAGCCCGACCTATGCCCAGGAGATCACCACGCCCGAGTACGGGGAGGGGCTGGACGGCCTGCTGGTGCGCCTGACGCTGGAAGGGCGGCTGAGCGGCATCCTCAACGGGCTGGACCAGGACCGCTGGAACCCGGCGACCGACCCCGACATTCAGCCCTTCCGTGACCCGGCGGGAAAGGTGCCCAACGGCGAGCGTCTCCGGGCCGAGTTCGGGCTGGACACGGCCCCGGTTCTGGGGGTGGTCAGCCGCCTCGCGGACCAGAAGGGGATGGACCTGCTGCTGATGGCGTTGCCCGAACTGGTGCGCGAGTGGAACGTGGTCGTGTTAGGGGGGGGCGACCCGCTGCTGACCGCCGCGCTGACGGGGTGGGGGCACCACCCGCGCGTGGCCTTCGTGTCGGGCATGAACGAGCCCCTCGCGCACCGCATCTACGCGGGAGCGGACGCCTTTGCCATGCCCAGCCGCTTCGAGCCCTGCGGCCTGTCGCAGATGATCGCCCTGCGCTACGGCACCCTGCCCGTCGTGCGGGCGACCGGGGGACTGGTGGACACTGTGCCGGGCGACGTGGGCTTCCTGTTCAGCGAGGCCAGCCCGCAGGCGCTGACGGCCGCGTGCGCCGAGGCCCGCCGGGAACTGGAGGACCGCCCCGCCTGGGCAGCCCGCATGATTCGCGGCATGGAACTGGACTTCGGTTGGGAGAACCCCGCCCGGCATTACCTCGACCTGTATGGCAGGGTCAGCGCAGGAAAGCCAGCAGCGCCCCGTTAA
- a CDS encoding nucleotidyl transferase AbiEii/AbiGii toxin family protein, with the protein MASEMYEAQVRLLVRVLAELGDQDRLALKGGTAINLFVQDLPRLSVDIDLTYTGLEERETALAHIHEALTALKTRLETLGLRVQHTPHLREFLHSHHRDGG; encoded by the coding sequence ATGGCTTCTGAGATGTACGAGGCGCAGGTCCGCCTGCTGGTGCGTGTGCTCGCCGAGCTGGGCGACCAGGACCGGCTGGCCCTCAAGGGCGGCACCGCCATCAACCTCTTTGTGCAGGACCTGCCCCGGCTCTCGGTCGACATCGACCTCACCTACACTGGGCTGGAAGAGCGCGAGACGGCTCTGGCGCACATCCACGAGGCCCTGACGGCCCTGAAAACGCGGCTGGAGACTCTTGGTCTGCGGGTCCAGCACACGCCGCACCTCCGAGAGTTCCTCCACAGTCATCACCGGGACGGAGGTTGA